The sequence attatatgttcaaaagtttaattctcataatttctcagttcactggatttgtACTGACATTATAatcggcgataaggtatacttacaccttggataagtgttatgtcttttctaGGGTATTAGCaaagttgttgggttttgtgccctaaataaaaccctttacaatctgattagttatcaatataagaaatttgaagtgatttatgtttgcatgaattttacatgcttatggtttaatatgtttattatgtttatacacaaaatctgttaagtccagatcatatgtttattcacaattacagtattgtcaacacagtggaatatgattgtgattatatgattcaaaagactaagtccctgttttatcagtgttttggatttacactgatgtgataatcagcgatgatgtgtacttacacttggagtaagtgttatgttctttccaggacattggtaaagtatactagtttcgaatgtatggagtatacattggactggaccgatattgaactttgttaAGATATTATGAacttaccattgtatctttccaagtcaatatcagtagttgatcttaagattaaaagaatctaaatcctgatatgcttaggctcaactcaggactgctattcatgttctttgatttattggttaagcctacttttgggtcagggtgatacgtatattttgggaacatgatagtatgattgagtgggagtgttgaacataaatatggaatctatagcttctactggtgtatagaagtcaagtgatgattcccttcgagcttagctaaatagaagtaaatggatgagctcttgtttaagtgactaattcttagatcactaaacatcatttacaggtagctaagtattttaaggggcaaaatacgttgaggagtgtaaacggtaaaattatcccatctcgatgtaaatcatctatattgaggatctttgatcacaataagattataacaatggtcaaatgagatagcatatctatatcgtggaacatataatatgctctatataagtctgagagtgcaattctaagttataagagtggattcaacgaggaattaataagtagggatttacttagtaaattcggttcacttattggaagctcagcatatagatccatggtccccattctagttgagactatactgcttgtaagactcaataattgatttgtaattaatcaattataattttaaagttagactatgtctaatttgtgaattttcactaagcaggggtgaaattgtaaagaaaagagattctaggtttatttattaattaagagactctacatgtctaattaataattaaatgacaatattatttaataatctattttagttattaaataattagttttggcatttaaaaggttagaattagaaaatcggcatttttgagaaaatagaaataaaattgtgaaaaactacaaaatccaagtgaggcccaataacacctgtGGCTGGCCACTTAAGTAAATTTTTcctattgatatttttattattttaatgccaaataattactaacctaaacctagtagttgcctataaatagaaagtgatggctcagttcaAAATAAGCTTTTCGTCAAAAAATCAAAGATTGActtttcagaaaaactaagccttccacttctctctctatagtcgACCatatccctctctcttttcctcttcacaatttcaaaaccttagtgatagagtagtgcccacacacagcaagtggtacctcaatcatagatcggaagactgtgaaggatcacacacaaagagaaggacattcgggctcagatcttgataatactctgggacagaaaggatacaagggttagagatctgagtggaaggagacattattccgctgccatcaatgtaaggttttcttaactttatatgtgtttaattatcgttttagaaagttcatatttagggtgttaaacaaaatacttgtgagtagatctaagattctggtaaaataaattccaacaaaagtttaccagtatcagatgtatggagtatacattggattggaccgatattgatcttggataagatatcataaacttattgttatatctttctaagtcaataacactggttgatcttaggtctatggatcttaatcctgatatggttaggttcaacttagctgtattatttatgttcttagaggtGTTCGTGAAAGCTAACTAATGGTTCATgcggatatttacatcttgggaacatggtagttcaattgagtgggagcgctaatcatagatatagagtctataacttctataagtatttagaagtgaaatgatgatttccttcgagcttggctgaatagaaataaatgattgaggcctcatttaagtaattatattattttgtttattgaaatatcatttataggtagctaagtgttttaaggataaaatacattaaagggtagaacggtaaatttgtccctatttagTGTAGAtcatatatagaggatctttgactattaggattgtaacaatggataattataacatatctatatattggtacatatagaacgttctttataattgagagtgcaattcaattctgaatctatagtagcgcaaggaggaattaataagtagggaatttacttggtaaattctagatctacttgttagaagctcgattatataggcccatggtcccctcactagttgagataatactgcttgcagactcagttaattggttttaattaatcaattttaattctaaaattagactatgtcttatttatgaattttcactatgcaaaagcttaattgtgaagaaaagaggttttgggatctatttgttaattaagagactttgcatggtctaattaataaataatataaatgataattttatttgataattaattataattattaaatagatagttttggcatttataggactGAATTggaaagagtaatttgcggcataaataccaaAGTTTAACTcctagttgcaaataaatacctaagtttaatttttggcggtaataatacctaaattatatttttagaactctgtaggtacctaaccgttaaatagtaagtcattatccacgtgtcattttcttattggtgtatttaaattaattttttttaaaaaaataaaaattatgactTGGACCAATCAGGTTTTGCTACGTGGCAATTTAATTAACACTTAACAGTCAGGTACCTACAAAAATTCCagaattataacttaggtattattactgccaaaaattaaacttaggtatttatttgcaacttggagttaaacttaggtatttatgccgcaaattactcaattcgaaaatatggtattattgaaagaagaataatgttggaaattattttaccaggatcttagatctactcacaagtatgttgattaacaccctaaatatgaactttctaaaatgatgaaataaacacatacaaagtttaggaaaccttacattgggtgcagcggaattaaatgactccttccgttcagatctctaacccttgtatcctttctgtcgcagagtattatcaagatctgaacctggatctctttctctgattctttggtgctgaaagtctttcttcacgatcttcctcactatgattgaggtatcacttgctgtgtgtgggcactactctaatcactaagtgtttcgaaatattaaggaagaagagagagaaggagtggtcagccaaggtagagagagaggctcaggtttttctgaatgaaaagtgtaattttcctgaagccttcactatctatttatagcattccactagtgtTAGGTTTGaactatttggcattaaaataatgaaaatatcagaggataattcctataaaagtagccggccatggcagtgtggatttgggcctcactttttgcaattttgcagttttatcacttttgcatctgattttctcaaaaacgctaattttctaattcaaccatttaaatgccaattctaactatttaataactataaataattattaaataatattgtcatttatcatatttattaattgaaccatataaagtatcataattaacaaatatgcccctaaaactctttctttacaatttcgcccttacttagtgaaaaattcacaaatagacatagtctaatttgagaattataattgattaatcaaaaccaattacatgagtcttacaagcaatattatctcaactagtggggggaccatgggtctatataaccgagcttccgaTAAGTAGATCaataatttattacttaaatttactaacttattaattcttcgttgaatccacgcatagaacttagaattgcactctcagtatatagaatgctctatatgttccaccatatagacacatcaatagttatccattgttataatcctaattttattaatgatcctctatatgaatgatctacactgtaaagggattagattaccgttacaccctactatgtattttatccttaaaacacttgaccccgtataaatgatatttcagcttatgtgaaatgagtactccaccatttattttcgcttggtcaagctcgaaggagatcatcctttgcttactattcgccagatagaagctatagattccatgtttatgttagcgctcccactcaattgcactatcgtgttcccaaaatgtacgtatcaccctgacctaaaagtaggcttaactaacaaatcaaagaacacgaatagcctcctgagattgagcctaatcataacaggattaagatcattcgatctaggatcaactaggcgatattgacttgaatagattttacggtaagtttaataaatctaagtcaaagttcaatatcggtcccttccgatgcatactccatgcatccaacctgagctttactttaaccaatgttctgaaaagaacatagcatttctccaaatgcaagtaaactcttgttgtagattatcatatcagtaaaaccctgtgtctgataaatctaggaaactttattcacatagtcatattTACTTTCTAAAGTGTTgataacacaataaacaagatcaagtatgtgaaaagggtttcagatgaatttataaatcaaatagacaagcaattgataaggtgaaccaaagcatacacaaatgaatgaaaaatacttctgtttctttattgatgttgaataaaaaagattacattgaaatggagttttatttaggacataaaacccaacaaactcccacttgcactaatataaaactaatcagtacatatcaattaatcctaaattctgacggtgcttttaaAATGCTGTCACGatcaagactttggtgaatggatcagctaggttgtcctatGTGTctactttctcaactagtacatcccctcttgccacgtattctctgataatgtgatacttcctttcaatgtgtttgcttctcttgtggcttcgaggttccttactattagctatcgctccattattatcacaaagtaggaccagaggcttttccattcaaGGGACGACAccgatgctggtgaagaactttcttagccagacaagttctttagcagctttggctgcagctatgtattcagcttccatagtcgagtccgatatcgcggtttgttttgcacttctccaaaccactgctccacccccaagagtaaacaccatcccagatgtagatttcctgtcttcaagacttgcctggaaatctgaatcagtgtagcctatgggatttaaagcaccacccttgtagactaacacgagattccttgtactctttaagtatttcagaatatacttaactgcattccaatgttcctgtcctggattagactgatacatgctcacgattcccactgcatagcagatgtcaggtctagtgcataacattgcatacattagacttccaactgcagaagcatagggaatttttgccatgtcctctatctcttgaggatcagtcggagactgttccttagatagacgaataccatatctagaaggcatgttttccCCATTGGTGttattcatggagaatctctctaaaactttgtcaatgtaggttgtttgagagagagcaagagatctgttcttcctgtttctgataatctgaataccaagaacataggctgcttcacccaaatctttcatatcgaattgagtgttgagccattccttgatgtgagtcattttcttgacattgtttccaataatcaaaatgtcatcaacataaaggaccaggaatactactacttggtcttccttgagttggtaaacacaaggttcatcttcattctgaagaaagccgtaggtcttgatgatttcatcaaaccttttgttccatgagcgagaagcttgcttaagtccatagatagacctatttaatttgcaaactttcttttcacccgcccaggaagaacatagccttctggttgctccatatagatggtttcttcaagtaccccattaaggaaggcagtcttgacatccatttgccagatttcataatcgaaagcagcagctatggagagaagaattctgatggatttgagcatggcaacaggactaaaagtttcctcatagtctacgccttctctttgggtataacccttggctacaagtctagctttaaaagtttcgacttcgcctccagctcctcttttcttcttgtaaacccacttgcatcctatcggatgatagttgtgaggtgcgtctacatattcccagactttgttctttttcatggaatccatttctgaatccatgccggtcgaccatcgtttccgttgcggactagccattgcctgtttataggtcaatggatcgtcttcaataccgtcaccaacgaccatattgatttcaccatccaagccataacgagctggttttgttgaaaccctcccactacgacgaggagcggtgatcttctgaacaggaactttggtagtagttctctcagttggttcgactgagggagtgggattgtcttcttcacgagtggaagaggacggaacattggaaggacttctatctgaaagcatttcctccaacactactttactttgtgatttgaaattcttaatatagtcatcttcaaggaaaatggcgtttgtggaaacaaacactttatcatccttgcgactataaaatagtccacccctagtctctttagaatttccgacaaacatgcaaacttcagttcgtgactcaagtttgccgtctttctttcttaagacatgagcagggcaccccaagattctgtaatggcgtaaactaggtgtacgaccaatccatagttctaaaggtgtcttagggattgatttagatggaacaacatttaaaatgtcggttgccatctgaattgcatatcctcagaaggacgtaggtagagttgaaaaactaagcatggacctaaccatttccaaaagcgtgcgatttcgtttttctgcaactccattttgctgtggagtgctaggggcggttaattgggattcaattccaagttcaattaaatgatctttgaactgcatatccatatattctccacccctattagttcgcaagatctttaatgttttacctaattggttttgagccaatgcgtgaaattcctgaaactttggaaatgtttcagatttcttatgcataaggtaaatatgtccatatctagagtaatcgtcaatgaaagtgacaaaatactcataaccacctcgggcttttacattcaaaggtccgtagacatcagaatgcactaaccctaggggttgtttggcactctctccctttgcagagaaagaacgtttagtcatttttccttccaggcaggactcgcatactggtaGTTCACTTAacacgacatttttcaatggaccgtctttggttagcctattgagtctatcaaagcctatatgacctaaacgtaaatgccatagatatgtttcattatcatcaacgatcttttgctttttgtggtttcaaGGTTTAGCtattttaaaaagttcgttatgtagggcaaatggtgtttctggtctaagaacataaagcccctgttccatggatgcaacacaaatctgaatgtcattttgagaaatggtagaaccagatttcgaaaaatctaattttttgttgttgcaattgtaagcatgaaacaaaaaccaagtttctactgaaatttggaatgtataagacattgtctaattccaaaattctgttttgaaacttgagtttggcttttcctctagctctaaccgaaaccatttcgccattaccaaatttaagtttcaactctctgaatttcaaataattccaattttcAAGCAAtcgcaatgaacaacttacatggtttgtagacccagaatcaagaatccaaatggatttatcattctctaacacacatgattcgaagactaaagcattactgcttattcatttgtgatttgttgttcttgattgtacaatttgttgtgaagtataacttgaggaagtggaatcactttctcttatcttcttaactaagcttgaagtagtaggatttatggagttatgaactatttgctcttcagagtgaacaattcccagcttacctgctttctggaatttaaagtccatcatgagcatatgtgaagtattactctgacaaggagtttataacttcaagttcaattgctaagatattaactaggagtggaatgggaagagggttattggcactacaacacatcaataaaacagaagtaaggtttggttcaaaattcatacacaagttcagaaaataacaaataatcacatatgttataaaaatactaaatctaacatagtttattttccaaggtttccaacataatgaaatacagtgtcccggtaggcgagagtcaaagataacattagttgaatagagtagtcagctcatctaaaattaaacattttagcaaccttttattcgatcaaaatgagaatccaacgttgtcccggtaggcgagagtcaatgttattctcattttatgagcttccaccattgtttcatgttttatgagtttatctctaagtagtcaccgtagggcagagtctaatagagacaaaactcacaaaacacttatcatatgaaatcttacggtgttaaaagtgttcaacgaataaccatccatagggggacgaagtcaagcgtctcgaggttatattgaaaaaaatttaactattgtaagaacaacaatagagatcgaatatcttttgattaaagctcattatttaaaaaaaatatgtattttatttaatcatctgttccatattataataatgaaaaattacaaattaaagttggtttaaataaaaaatcaattttaattaaatttcaattattatttaaattcgaaaaataatttcgaataaatatcgaacaagttccatattataataatgaaaaattacaaattaaagttggcttaaataaaaaatcaactttaattaaattttaattattatttaaattcgaaaaataaattggaatataatggaacaaatttgaaaatatcttgtttaagttgtttttagaagaatctaaaaaaaatcaacttaaatatctttcaaaatagatttaattaaattaaaattaagttataaccacttaatttgaaaatattccattttaagttaatatttgaaaaaatatcaacttaaaaaatatctaaagaatcttaataaccaatgtctaaaattcctcaacttaatttgaaattttaaatccaaaagatattcagatttaagctggttagttatagataactaaatatcaacttaaataggaatatttaatgaaaaatttaaattaagcttcagaaagaatctagatggttataattatatatttaattaaatacaagaaaatacatatagtttagcttagaatataatattctttaaactatggttttcttaaattaatttcaaaataaatgaaattaattatgttgctaatcaattttattaggttaaactaatttaattaacctagtacagttattcaaatcaggaaaatgggccttcacaattggggtggttcatgtgagggggtgctgggttcagtatatcgtacccacttctatggctcccaactctcacacaaggcccaaaagagaggaatttaaccttaaaatgaacaacagttattaattgaataggcccaaaaactaaatgggcctaaataaaatctatcaagaactatgatattttatttagcaacaacaacctatatgcatctataatgaaattaaacacataggctaacacaggcacacaatttggatggatcctatcatgttgctaggtcatacacagatgaaagaagattgtaaatatacctgttacaaattatttacttgaccaagggagccatgagttaaaatcagatcattggatctgtcaacaagttaaccatggctatttgcaatcaagcaataataggttttaaaaacttacaaacaagctaaaacacatactcctgcaacaaggttagctggatagttggatgtaggatttatttaattttaaataaataatttcgaaaaattaattaaataaaaaaaaattttgaaaaataataaaataaaataaaatttaaaaattttcgaaattaataaaaaaaatatttaaaattaaacctacaattttgaaaaattaggtttcaaccaacctaaatatcatttcaaaatttgctaactacttttttaaatgtttaatgttattttataaataaaaattaaataaaaaatgaaaaaatataaataaatatctttttcagattttaaatgtaatttaaataaataaaataacaaaatttaaaagttagcaaaatatcttacatctatttaaaattacatgattatagttatcttattttaaatttaaataaggtcaaattattttttaaaaaaattaatttaaaaaatttaatatctgaccttaaatttaaaaataagataagatataatcaaatttaaaaataagatagataattaagcaaaaaagatagatatttactatttttcaaattcaaattacactaatatcatgaattaaatttaaaaaatattaattaaattaattatgataattagaattgaattaggaatagtaaatgtataa is a genomic window of Cannabis sativa cultivar Pink pepper isolate KNU-18-1 chromosome 9, ASM2916894v1, whole genome shotgun sequence containing:
- the LOC133031247 gene encoding secreted RxLR effector protein 161-like; this encodes MNNTNGENMPSRYGIRLSKEQSPTDPQEIEDMAKIPYASAVGSLMYAMLCTRPDICYAVGIVSMYQSNPGQEHWNAVKYILKYLKSTRNLVLVYKGGALNPIGYTDSDFQASLEDRKSTSGMVFTLGGGAVVWRSAKQTAISDSTMEAEYIAAAKAAKELVWLRKFFTSIGVVP